One genomic window of Candidatus Pseudobacter hemicellulosilyticus includes the following:
- a CDS encoding DMT family transporter yields the protein MQASKQHTAYLIGFGITFLGAILFSTKAIMVKLAFQHARVDALTLLTLRMLFSLPFYAVAAWLATRSPGVAPLSRQQWIWVILLGLFGYYLSSLFDFMGLQYISAGLERLILFLYPTFAVLLNAAVFKERVTGMQKAALVITYLGIALAFWGELQLDLENPHFYKGCLLVFACAVTFSVYLAGSGQLIPVIGPTRFTAYAILAATGGIFLHFVLAGNGWTVISDSRDSWGYGLLLAIVATVVPTFMFSAGVKRIGSNNAAIISGIGPVSTILQAHWILGEDIFAEQVIGTALVVAGVLMIGWKRNRSE from the coding sequence ATGCAGGCATCTAAACAGCATACGGCATACTTAATAGGATTCGGGATCACCTTTCTCGGAGCGATCCTGTTTTCCACAAAAGCCATTATGGTCAAGCTGGCCTTTCAGCATGCCCGGGTGGATGCCCTGACGTTGCTGACCTTGCGCATGCTGTTTTCCCTTCCTTTTTATGCTGTTGCCGCCTGGCTGGCCACACGCAGTCCAGGTGTGGCGCCACTGAGCCGGCAGCAATGGATCTGGGTGATCCTCCTCGGGCTCTTTGGTTATTACCTCAGCAGTCTCTTCGATTTTATGGGACTGCAATATATATCGGCCGGCCTGGAGCGGTTGATACTCTTTCTCTATCCTACTTTTGCCGTACTGCTTAATGCTGCGGTCTTTAAGGAGCGGGTCACGGGCATGCAGAAAGCGGCCCTGGTGATCACTTACCTGGGTATTGCCCTGGCTTTCTGGGGCGAGCTGCAGCTGGACCTGGAGAATCCGCATTTCTATAAAGGCTGTCTGCTGGTCTTCGCTTGTGCGGTGACCTTTTCCGTGTACCTGGCGGGCAGCGGTCAACTGATACCTGTTATTGGTCCTACCCGTTTTACGGCCTATGCAATCCTGGCGGCTACCGGCGGTATCTTCCTGCATTTTGTACTGGCGGGCAATGGCTGGACAGTGATCAGTGATAGTCGCGACAGCTGGGGCTACGGTCTGTTACTGGCCATTGTGGCCACGGTGGTACCCACCTTTATGTTCTCTGCGGGGGTGAAGCGGATCGGTTCCAACAATGCGGCTATTATTTCGGGGATCGGACCGGTGTCTACTATCCTGCAGGCGCATTGGATACTGGGTGAAGATATTTTCGCGGAGCAGGTGATAGGGACGGCGCTGGTGGTAGCAGGGGTACTGATGATTGGCTGGAAACGAAATCGCAGCGAATAA
- the ftsZ gene encoding cell division protein FtsZ: MIEEAIKRTETSPVKVIGIGGGGSNAVARLFNQQPEGVDFCICNTDSDSLQGNPVVNKIQLGPKLTEGLGSGCKPHVGRDACLESLDAVKHFLSDGTRLVLLTTGLGGGTGTGATPVISNLCKEMGIITICIVTIPAVFEGKKRVKQAKEAVLKLKKSVDTLVVIELDKLRKKKDNTSYKDLFVHADEILLVAVKCLTDIINSTGQINVDFTDLLTVVKNGGHGIMGYGMAAGDYRAVKAIQASIDQLFLTNLHLREAKNVLININSAAGNAEFTMDEVEIISQYLFGLLGEGADVIMGLGYDDTLGNHLKVSIIITGILDPNQDPIEESTELPNKEIAPDKRDETTALRLKLKLPAGMPKRVTQAILMPAFILTMQTLFKFLFNVQNIGFGISLASVSLAQLFPYLFYDNLILLKVYRLHTVFEEEESRLITKHYFSIAKEAKEIARIKSWTLILFIVVLAMFLITLGLAYRPEYYSIHTLTGIFCVLMSILYLILV; the protein is encoded by the coding sequence ATGATAGAGGAAGCAATTAAACGCACAGAAACTTCACCTGTTAAAGTTATTGGCATTGGAGGCGGAGGCAGTAATGCGGTTGCCCGCCTATTTAACCAGCAACCGGAAGGTGTTGATTTTTGTATATGTAATACTGATTCGGATAGTCTGCAAGGCAACCCTGTGGTAAACAAAATTCAATTGGGGCCAAAACTTACTGAAGGTTTGGGATCAGGTTGTAAGCCGCATGTAGGAAGAGATGCCTGCCTGGAAAGTCTTGATGCGGTGAAGCATTTTTTGAGCGATGGAACAAGGCTTGTATTGCTGACAACTGGATTGGGAGGGGGAACAGGAACTGGCGCTACTCCGGTTATCAGCAACCTTTGTAAAGAAATGGGAATTATCACCATTTGTATTGTGACGATTCCAGCAGTTTTTGAAGGAAAGAAACGGGTGAAACAGGCTAAGGAAGCCGTATTGAAACTAAAAAAAAGTGTAGACACACTGGTAGTTATAGAATTAGACAAGTTAAGAAAGAAAAAAGACAACACGAGTTATAAAGATCTATTTGTTCATGCTGATGAGATTCTGCTGGTGGCTGTTAAATGCCTTACAGATATCATAAATAGTACAGGGCAGATCAATGTAGACTTTACTGATCTTTTAACAGTTGTAAAGAATGGTGGACATGGAATTATGGGCTATGGAATGGCTGCTGGAGATTATCGTGCCGTGAAGGCAATCCAGGCTTCCATTGATCAGTTGTTTTTAACCAACCTGCATCTGCGGGAAGCCAAAAATGTTTTAATTAATATTAATTCGGCAGCAGGCAACGCAGAATTCACGATGGATGAAGTGGAGATTATCAGTCAATACCTGTTTGGGTTGCTGGGAGAGGGAGCCGATGTTATTATGGGGTTAGGTTATGATGATACCCTGGGTAATCACCTGAAAGTATCAATCATCATTACAGGTATTTTAGATCCGAATCAGGACCCTATTGAAGAATCAACTGAATTACCAAATAAAGAAATTGCACCGGATAAAAGGGATGAAACAACTGCACTACGTTTAAAGTTAAAACTTCCGGCCGGCATGCCCAAGAGGGTTACGCAGGCGATACTCATGCCTGCTTTTATATTGACGATGCAAACCCTATTCAAGTTTTTGTTTAATGTACAAAATATAGGATTTGGAATATCGCTGGCATCCGTTTCACTTGCCCAGCTATTCCCTTATCTCTTTTATGACAATCTAATTCTGCTTAAAGTATATCGGTTACATACCGTTTTTGAGGAAGAAGAAAGCAGGCTGATTACTAAACATTATTTTTCCATAGCCAAAGAGGCCAAAGAAATTGCAAGGATTAAGTCCTGGACACTTATTTTGTTCATTGTGGTTCTGGCTATGTTCCTCATAACGCTTGGGTTGGCTTACAGACCAGAGTATTATAGCATCCATACCCTTACTGGTATTTTTTGTGTGCTGATGTCTATTCTTTATTTAATTCTAGTATAA
- a CDS encoding avidin/streptavidin family protein, with translation MNINGTWYNQLGSQMVLQVNGKNIQGTYHTKVGDASGIYELTGKMDIDNDASTAIGWVVLWNNQYGSSDSVTTWSGQIQEIAGEETIVTTWLLTAETEDDDNWHSTLVGKDVFTRLLPSKSEQENNSLHGVKSSAPLVK, from the coding sequence ATGAATATCAATGGAACATGGTATAACCAACTCGGCTCCCAGATGGTCCTCCAGGTAAATGGCAAGAACATACAAGGAACGTATCATACAAAAGTTGGAGATGCTTCGGGTATCTATGAATTGACCGGGAAAATGGATATTGATAATGATGCAAGCACTGCAATTGGCTGGGTTGTATTGTGGAATAATCAATACGGAAGTTCTGATTCTGTAACTACATGGAGTGGTCAGATTCAAGAGATCGCTGGCGAAGAAACCATTGTGACAACCTGGCTTTTAACGGCTGAGACAGAAGACGACGATAATTGGCATTCGACACTTGTAGGTAAAGATGTTTTCACAAGACTTCTGCCATCCAAATCCGAACAAGAAAATAATTCTTTACACGGTGTAAAATCGTCAGCCCCATTAGTCAAATAA
- a CDS encoding response regulator translates to MNDTILIIDDNEDMLDFLSIVLGEHYTILPALNGTIAQGILDTEVVHLIISDIMMPGIDGFELCRLVKSNVEYCHIPIILLTSKNTYQAHIEGLEVGADAYIQKPFSQEFLLLQISNLLKNRLKIKEHFASSPFEDVRVMAHSKTDEAFLKKLDEYIRDNIKDPNIDIDKLAEHMFMSRTTFYRKIKSLSSLSPKELIDITRLKKAAGLVAENEFSLNEISKMVGYSSQSLFTRNFRKYFKVNPLEYSSTLLKEK, encoded by the coding sequence ATGAATGATACCATTCTTATTATTGATGACAACGAGGATATGCTGGATTTTTTATCCATTGTCTTAGGTGAGCACTATACCATCCTGCCCGCTTTGAACGGAACTATTGCACAGGGTATACTGGACACTGAAGTGGTACACCTGATCATTTCAGATATTATGATGCCCGGTATAGACGGCTTTGAACTGTGCAGGCTGGTTAAGTCCAATGTGGAATACTGCCATATCCCTATCATCTTATTAACTTCCAAGAATACCTACCAGGCCCATATTGAAGGGTTGGAAGTAGGGGCTGATGCCTATATCCAGAAACCTTTCTCACAGGAATTTCTACTGTTGCAGATCTCCAATCTGTTAAAGAACCGGTTAAAAATTAAAGAGCATTTTGCCAGTTCTCCTTTTGAAGATGTCAGGGTAATGGCCCATTCAAAAACTGATGAGGCATTTCTTAAAAAGCTGGATGAATATATCCGCGACAATATCAAAGATCCCAATATTGATATTGATAAACTGGCGGAGCATATGTTTATGAGCCGCACCACTTTTTACCGGAAAATAAAATCCCTTTCTTCCTTATCACCCAAAGAATTAATTGATATTACCCGTCTGAAAAAAGCAGCCGGCCTGGTTGCCGAGAATGAATTTTCATTAAATGAAATTTCAAAAATGGTGGGGTACAGCTCACAAAGCCTGTTTACCCGGAATTTCCGAAAGTATTTTAAAGTGAATCCCCTGGAATATTCCAGTACGCTCCTGAAAGAAAAATAG